From a single Paenibacillus sp. FSL W8-0426 genomic region:
- a CDS encoding DUF6382 domain-containing protein, producing the protein MFGLTRDFVRNGGVFMVLERPDGLRMDELSSVQVGMLASNRIARVLPVHIREVDLKVTLQYDIAGFKMLSHALKTEKIKLHVLYGLLFQIADTLLESRQYMLESCKFILQEDYLFVNGSLDQGGIGMIYVPIQDAAQTDIPQQFRELVIRLMAHVQQLQGEGIQRVLQLCHEESWDIRHLRELLLELYANGQKSEDDPEKTTASSVHPAAVSGMEAKLHVVSHGTHQGLESEPESFLFKRRGIMSSALETGQPQPFLSRSGERSAVESEKPSNHDSKKRMFKRSSVDSGEDQNLETDVDDEGKDAGSAKVTYIALGCMVGMALIWRFIYMEQPGQMEMMVSSALSIILLGAAVWAWKGRGRFSFPALGKRQRESGGEEEMFQESWRWNNQAGHAGPFAARRSDDPSKLQDPLPGSDAAPESPHLNTNVHRMDMPYNRRQGSMVQDLPHPHFSDKEQLQDSAASTENSMRFDVSREATVNLQSMKEAGGFKGADTGLPLYYLERRSPAGEPGERMDIRGASFVIGRSADMVQWVDAAVGVSRAHVELSRNKTGYAIKDLGSVNGTVLQGQLLAPYKEYPLHDGDSFILAESVYTYRAVQSV; encoded by the coding sequence ATGTTTGGATTGACGAGGGATTTTGTTCGCAACGGCGGTGTGTTCATGGTGCTGGAGAGGCCCGATGGGTTGCGGATGGACGAGTTAAGCAGCGTGCAGGTCGGAATGCTGGCCTCCAATCGCATTGCAAGAGTGTTGCCGGTCCATATCCGCGAAGTGGATCTTAAGGTGACTCTTCAATATGATATCGCGGGATTCAAGATGCTCTCTCATGCGTTGAAGACGGAAAAGATCAAACTTCACGTGCTGTACGGATTGTTGTTCCAGATCGCAGACACGCTATTGGAGAGCAGGCAATATATGCTGGAGTCATGCAAGTTTATTCTGCAGGAGGATTATTTGTTCGTTAACGGGTCGCTCGATCAAGGGGGAATCGGCATGATTTACGTTCCGATCCAGGATGCAGCCCAGACAGATATACCTCAGCAATTTCGGGAGCTTGTTATCCGTTTGATGGCCCATGTGCAGCAATTGCAGGGTGAAGGGATTCAGCGCGTGCTCCAGTTATGCCATGAAGAGAGCTGGGATATCAGGCACCTTCGGGAGCTGTTGCTGGAATTGTATGCGAACGGGCAAAAAAGCGAGGATGATCCAGAGAAGACAACTGCGTCCTCCGTTCATCCGGCTGCCGTGTCCGGAATGGAGGCGAAGCTTCATGTTGTGTCCCATGGCACGCATCAAGGTTTGGAATCGGAGCCGGAGTCTTTCCTGTTCAAACGCAGAGGCATAATGTCTTCAGCTTTGGAAACGGGACAGCCGCAGCCCTTTTTGTCGCGATCCGGCGAGCGTTCTGCCGTAGAATCGGAGAAGCCATCCAACCATGACTCGAAGAAGAGGATGTTCAAGCGAAGCTCTGTGGATTCAGGTGAGGACCAGAACCTTGAGACGGACGTGGATGACGAAGGTAAAGATGCGGGGTCTGCCAAAGTGACATACATCGCTTTGGGCTGCATGGTAGGCATGGCTTTGATATGGAGATTCATTTACATGGAACAGCCCGGACAGATGGAAATGATGGTATCTTCCGCTCTGAGCATCATCCTGCTTGGGGCAGCAGTATGGGCGTGGAAAGGGCGAGGGAGGTTTTCGTTTCCTGCCCTGGGTAAACGCCAACGGGAAAGCGGCGGCGAAGAAGAGATGTTTCAGGAAAGCTGGCGTTGGAACAATCAAGCAGGCCATGCAGGTCCGTTTGCAGCCCGCCGAAGCGATGACCCCAGCAAGTTGCAAGATCCATTGCCGGGGTCAGACGCCGCCCCGGAAAGTCCGCATCTGAACACGAATGTTCATCGCATGGATATGCCGTATAATCGTCGGCAGGGAAGCATGGTACAGGATTTGCCGCACCCGCATTTTTCGGACAAAGAACAGTTACAGGATTCGGCAGCATCCACAGAGAACAGCATGCGTTTTGACGTGTCCAGAGAAGCTACCGTCAATTTGCAATCCATGAAAGAAGCCGGCGGCTTCAAAGGCGCAGACACGGGACTGCCCCTGTATTATTTGGAGCGTAGATCCCCTGCAGGGGAGCCGGGCGAGCGGATGGACATAAGGGGAGCCTCGTTTGTTATTGGAAGGTCGGCAGACATGGTACAGTGGGTTGACGCAGCGGTCGGAGTATCCCGTGCGCATGTTGAACTCAGCAGGAACAAAACCGGTTATGCCATTAAAGATCTCGGTTCCGTGAACGGAACGGTCCTTCAGGGGCAGCTGCTTGCCCCTTACAAGGAATATCCGCTCCATGACGGAGATTCCTTCATTTTGGCAGAGTCCGTCTACACCTACCGAGCGGTCCAATCAGTGTAA
- a CDS encoding TIGR01777 family oxidoreductase, with protein sequence MKIAICGGTGFIGSALTDYWLKSNHHIMIITRKLPENKRAAYPNLEYVSWEQLEVQPERMEGFDALVNLAGETLNQRWTGSAKMRILESRVTTAAKVARLVSSLERKPEVVVQASAMAIYGTSATETFDEDSPLHAADFPARVSERWEAASKEIKGTRLAFIRISLVLGHKGAFPLMKLPYLVGFGGKLGSGKQWTSWIHIHDMVRLIDFTVQNKAISGPVNAAAPHPVTNDEFGKTIGKVFRRPHWFPVPGFLIQALVGEMSMLVLQGQRVIPQKALDQGFLFTYPTLQEALEDLKLH encoded by the coding sequence ATGAAAATAGCCATCTGCGGCGGAACCGGATTTATTGGAAGCGCATTGACGGATTACTGGCTGAAGTCCAATCACCATATCATGATCATCACTCGAAAGCTGCCGGAAAATAAACGAGCGGCATATCCGAATCTGGAATATGTATCCTGGGAACAGCTTGAAGTTCAGCCGGAACGTATGGAGGGCTTCGATGCGTTGGTTAATCTTGCGGGAGAAACGTTGAATCAACGCTGGACGGGCAGCGCCAAGATGCGGATTCTGGAGTCGCGCGTAACGACCGCAGCCAAGGTGGCCCGCCTCGTGTCTTCGCTTGAACGCAAACCGGAGGTGGTCGTGCAGGCTTCTGCCATGGCGATCTATGGAACATCGGCAACGGAAACCTTTGACGAGGACAGTCCCCTTCATGCAGCGGATTTTCCGGCACGCGTTTCGGAACGCTGGGAAGCCGCCTCCAAGGAAATTAAAGGCACAAGGCTTGCCTTCATCCGGATCAGTCTGGTGTTGGGTCACAAAGGGGCTTTTCCACTCATGAAGCTGCCCTACTTGGTTGGATTTGGCGGCAAACTGGGCAGCGGCAAGCAGTGGACGAGCTGGATTCATATTCACGATATGGTGAGGCTTATTGATTTCACGGTGCAAAACAAAGCCATTTCCGGTCCGGTAAACGCGGCTGCACCGCATCCGGTAACGAATGACGAATTTGGAAAAACCATCGGAAAGGTCTTTCGCAGGCCTCATTGGTTTCCGGTACCGGGCTTCCTGATCCAGGCACTGGTAGGGGAAATGTCTATGCTTGTGCTGCAAGGGCAGCGCGTCATTCCCCAAAAGGCGCTGGATCAGGGTTTCCTGTTCACTTATCCGACGCTGCAAGAAGCGTTGGAAGACCTTAAATTACACTGA
- a CDS encoding DUF2621 domain-containing protein has product MFDPLVLTLASSSPSNWFMNTIAFWTVILLGSMCIGGFFMMRKFLKVLPKADGKSKLDWQNHWVETSRHLWTDDAKAFLDQLVEPVPGPFRDIAKHSIAAEIGRIAIESKASEVTRDHCIKGYIIATPKRDNKFLVRFLQKNEIDYSRYEHLMNK; this is encoded by the coding sequence ATGTTCGATCCACTTGTTTTGACGCTGGCTAGCAGCTCGCCCAGCAACTGGTTTATGAACACGATCGCATTTTGGACAGTCATCCTGTTAGGCAGCATGTGTATCGGCGGTTTTTTTATGATGCGCAAATTTCTGAAGGTATTGCCCAAAGCGGACGGCAAGTCCAAGCTGGATTGGCAAAATCACTGGGTCGAAACCAGCCGGCATTTATGGACGGACGACGCCAAAGCCTTTTTGGATCAGCTGGTGGAGCCGGTGCCCGGACCGTTCAGGGACATCGCGAAGCATTCCATTGCGGCTGAAATCGGCAGAATCGCCATCGAAAGCAAAGCTTCCGAAGTCACCCGCGACCATTGCATCAAGGGATATATTATCGCCACGCCCAAGCGGGACAATAAGTTTCTTGTCCGTTTTTTGCAAAAAAACGAAATTGATTATTCGCGTTACGAACATTTGATGAACAAATGA
- a CDS encoding deoxyribonuclease IV, translated as MLKIGSHVSFSDKGLLSATNEASSYGSSSFMIYTGAPQNTRRKPIESMFIEEGKQAMQAAGMDEIVVHAPYIINLGSYKENTYELAVSFLQEEIRRTHAIGVKNIVLHPGAFTDKDAHYGIERIAQGLNEVLDGVKETDVNIALETMAGKGTEMGRSFEEIAQIIEKVKHNERLTICMDTCHIHDAGYDIVGDLDGVLEQFDSIVGLDRIAVMHINDSKNPVGARKDRHTPIGSGWIGFEAINRVVHHEKLQGRPFILETPWIGKDAKTQRPMYEVEIALLRGDVAGRFGQSFLAEVEQLHHFFEGKEINPRSYILDVWNLLKNDAKAKKADPREPLERLYDMVTESALFPDLSEEQLNHRLIAWLAGKELLVTA; from the coding sequence ATGCTTAAAATAGGCTCTCACGTGTCCTTTTCGGACAAGGGATTATTGAGTGCAACGAATGAGGCGTCCTCGTACGGCTCAAGTTCGTTTATGATATATACGGGTGCTCCGCAGAATACGCGCCGCAAGCCCATTGAATCCATGTTCATCGAAGAAGGCAAACAGGCCATGCAGGCTGCGGGCATGGATGAAATCGTAGTGCATGCGCCGTACATCATTAACCTGGGCTCTTACAAAGAAAATACGTACGAGCTGGCCGTCAGCTTCCTGCAGGAAGAAATTCGGCGGACGCATGCCATCGGCGTGAAAAATATCGTGCTGCATCCCGGTGCTTTCACCGACAAGGATGCGCATTACGGCATTGAGCGCATTGCTCAAGGCCTGAACGAGGTGTTGGACGGCGTGAAGGAGACGGATGTCAATATCGCTCTGGAAACGATGGCCGGCAAAGGTACGGAGATGGGACGCAGCTTCGAAGAGATCGCACAGATTATCGAAAAGGTCAAGCATAACGAACGATTGACGATCTGCATGGATACATGCCATATTCACGATGCAGGCTACGATATCGTGGGAGATTTGGACGGCGTGCTCGAACAATTCGACAGCATCGTCGGACTGGATCGCATTGCCGTCATGCATATCAATGACAGCAAAAATCCGGTGGGCGCACGCAAGGACCGCCACACCCCGATCGGCTCGGGATGGATCGGGTTCGAAGCGATTAACCGGGTTGTGCATCACGAGAAGCTTCAGGGGCGTCCGTTCATTCTGGAAACCCCGTGGATCGGCAAAGATGCCAAGACGCAGCGCCCGATGTATGAGGTGGAAATCGCTTTGCTGCGCGGTGATGTTGCCGGCCGTTTCGGCCAGTCATTTTTGGCTGAAGTCGAGCAGCTGCATCACTTCTTCGAAGGCAAGGAAATCAATCCGCGCTCTTATATTCTCGATGTATGGAACTTGCTCAAAAATGATGCCAAAGCCAAGAAGGCCGATCCGCGCGAGCCGCTGGAGCGCCTGTACGACATGGTGACGGAATCTGCCCTGTTCCCGGATTTGAGCGAGGAACAACTGAATCATCGTTTGATCGCCTGGCTGGCCGGCAAAGAGCTGCTCGTCACGGCTTAA
- the purU gene encoding formyltetrahydrofolate deformylase — MEIHAKQLRPDQQNRADRARMLISCPDGPGIVAAVSHFLHQHGANIVQSDQYTMDPAGGMFFMRVEFDLPQLSDNLNKLETDFAEVAGKFRMEWTLTAVSRKKKLAIFVSKEDHCLVELLWQWQAGDLDADIALVVSNHLDMKDYVESFGIPYHHIPVTAETKPEAEKRQLEVIGDDIDVIILARYMQIISPTFIEHYRNRIINIHHSFLPAFVGGKPYAQAYKRGVKIIGATAHYVTEELDGGPIIEQDVQRVSHGDDVNELKRIGRTIERVVLARAVKWHVEDRVLVHENKTVVF; from the coding sequence ATGGAGATTCATGCCAAACAATTACGTCCTGATCAACAAAACCGCGCCGACCGGGCGCGGATGCTCATTTCCTGTCCGGATGGACCCGGAATCGTAGCAGCCGTATCGCATTTCCTGCACCAGCACGGTGCAAACATCGTTCAGTCCGACCAATATACGATGGACCCGGCCGGAGGCATGTTTTTCATGCGCGTCGAGTTCGATCTGCCGCAATTGTCTGACAATTTGAACAAGCTCGAGACAGACTTCGCCGAAGTGGCAGGCAAGTTCCGGATGGAATGGACGTTGACGGCGGTGAGCCGCAAAAAGAAACTCGCCATTTTTGTATCCAAGGAAGACCACTGCCTGGTGGAATTGTTATGGCAATGGCAGGCCGGCGACCTGGATGCCGATATCGCCCTGGTCGTAAGCAACCATTTGGATATGAAAGATTACGTGGAATCTTTCGGTATCCCGTACCATCACATTCCGGTTACCGCAGAGACCAAGCCCGAGGCGGAAAAACGCCAGCTGGAAGTCATCGGCGACGATATCGACGTGATCATTCTTGCGCGTTATATGCAAATCATCTCGCCAACGTTCATTGAACATTATCGCAACCGGATCATTAACATTCATCATTCGTTCCTTCCGGCGTTCGTCGGCGGCAAACCGTATGCTCAGGCATACAAGCGCGGCGTAAAAATCATCGGAGCGACGGCGCATTATGTTACCGAAGAATTGGATGGCGGACCGATTATCGAGCAGGATGTGCAGCGTGTAAGCCATGGTGACGACGTGAACGAATTGAAACGCATCGGACGCACCATTGAACGCGTCGTGCTGGCACGGGCAGTGAAGTGGCATGTGGAGGACCGGGTGCTGGTTCACGAAAATAAAACGGTCGTTTTTTAA
- the tkt gene encoding transketolase: MTDKNEAIQKDVNSTIDNLSITTVRTLAIDAIEKAKSGHPGMPMGSAPMGYQLFAKTMTHNPAHPTWVNRDRFVLSAGHGSMLLYSLLHLSGYDLPMEELKQFRQWGSKTPGHPEFGHTAGVDATTGPLGQGIAMAVGMAMAEAQLGATYNKDNFDVVNHYTYAICGDGDLMEGVSHEAASLAGRLHLGKLIVLFDSNDITLDGELNLSSSESIAKRFEAYGWQVLRVEDGNDLPAIEKAIQEGQAESIRPTLIEVKTVIGYGSPNKQGKGGHGGTHGSPLGAEEAKLTKEFYKWVYEEDFYVPAEVRDHFAQVKERGIAANKAWDEKFAEYKKAYPELAAQFESAISGELPEGWDRDLPKYAATDKAVSTRVASGNALNGLAPNLPYLTGGSADLESSTMTHLNNIANFTPEDYSGRNIYFGIREFGMAAAMNGMALHSGVKVFGGTFFVFTDYLRPAVRLAALMGLPVTYVLTHDSIAVGEDGPTHEPIEQLASLRIIPNLTVIRPADGNETSAAWAYALENKNNPVALVLTRQNLPILEGTVEGARENVKRGAYVVSDAKDGKAVAQIIATGSEVQLAVKAQAALAEEGIQVRVISMPSWDLFDKQDKAYKESVLLPDVKARLAIEMAHPMGWEKYVGDQGDILGISTFGASAPGDRVIAEYGFTVENVVSRVKALL, from the coding sequence ATGACTGACAAGAACGAAGCGATTCAAAAGGACGTAAACAGCACAATCGACAACCTGTCGATCACGACGGTTCGTACACTGGCGATTGACGCCATCGAAAAGGCAAAATCCGGACACCCGGGCATGCCGATGGGTTCCGCTCCGATGGGATACCAGCTTTTTGCTAAAACGATGACACATAACCCGGCTCACCCGACATGGGTAAATCGGGACCGTTTTGTGCTGTCCGCAGGACATGGTTCCATGCTGCTGTACAGCTTGCTGCACCTGAGCGGTTACGACCTGCCTATGGAAGAACTGAAACAATTCCGCCAATGGGGAAGCAAAACGCCTGGTCACCCGGAATTCGGGCACACTGCGGGTGTTGATGCTACGACAGGACCACTCGGCCAAGGGATTGCAATGGCTGTAGGTATGGCTATGGCTGAAGCACAACTCGGCGCAACCTACAACAAAGACAATTTTGATGTAGTTAACCATTATACGTATGCGATCTGCGGCGACGGCGACTTGATGGAAGGCGTATCCCATGAAGCGGCTTCGCTTGCCGGACGCCTGCACCTCGGCAAACTGATCGTATTGTTCGACTCCAACGACATCACGCTGGACGGCGAATTGAACCTGTCTTCTTCCGAAAGCATCGCGAAGCGTTTCGAAGCATACGGCTGGCAAGTGCTGCGCGTTGAAGACGGCAACGACCTGCCTGCAATTGAAAAAGCAATCCAGGAAGGACAAGCGGAAAGCATTCGTCCTACACTGATCGAAGTGAAAACCGTGATCGGTTACGGCAGCCCGAACAAACAAGGTAAAGGCGGCCACGGCGGTACGCACGGATCCCCACTGGGTGCGGAAGAAGCCAAACTGACCAAAGAATTCTATAAATGGGTATACGAAGAGGACTTCTACGTGCCTGCTGAAGTTCGCGACCATTTCGCACAAGTGAAAGAGCGCGGCATCGCGGCAAACAAAGCTTGGGACGAGAAATTCGCCGAGTACAAAAAAGCATACCCTGAGCTGGCAGCTCAGTTCGAATCGGCAATCAGCGGCGAACTTCCTGAAGGCTGGGATCGCGATCTGCCTAAATACGCGGCCACAGACAAAGCGGTATCCACACGCGTGGCATCCGGTAACGCCCTGAACGGTCTGGCACCTAACCTGCCTTATCTGACAGGCGGTTCTGCCGACCTGGAAAGCTCCACAATGACACACCTGAACAACATCGCCAACTTCACGCCAGAAGATTACTCCGGCCGCAACATCTACTTCGGTATCCGCGAGTTCGGCATGGCTGCTGCGATGAACGGTATGGCATTGCACAGCGGCGTAAAAGTATTCGGAGGTACGTTCTTCGTATTTACCGACTACCTGCGTCCGGCTGTACGCCTTGCAGCTCTGATGGGTCTGCCTGTAACGTACGTTCTGACTCACGACAGTATCGCTGTTGGTGAAGACGGACCGACTCACGAACCAATCGAGCAATTGGCTTCCTTGCGCATCATTCCTAACCTGACGGTCATCCGTCCGGCTGACGGCAATGAAACTTCCGCAGCATGGGCTTATGCGCTCGAAAACAAAAACAACCCGGTTGCGCTGGTGCTGACTCGTCAAAACCTGCCGATCCTCGAAGGAACGGTAGAAGGCGCACGCGAGAACGTAAAACGCGGTGCTTATGTTGTGTCTGATGCGAAAGACGGCAAAGCCGTTGCTCAAATCATCGCTACAGGTTCCGAAGTGCAGCTGGCTGTCAAAGCTCAAGCCGCGCTGGCTGAAGAAGGCATTCAAGTTCGTGTCATCAGCATGCCGAGCTGGGATTTGTTCGACAAACAAGACAAAGCATACAAAGAATCCGTCCTGCTGCCTGATGTCAAAGCACGTCTGGCGATTGAAATGGCTCACCCGATGGGTTGGGAAAAATACGTTGGCGACCAAGGCGACATTCTCGGAATCAGCACATTTGGTGCATCCGCGCCTGGAGACCGCGTCATCGCAGAATACGGCTTCACTGTGGAAAACGTGGTTAGCCGCGTAAAAGCATTGCTGTAA
- a CDS encoding pyrimidine/purine nucleoside phosphorylase, translated as MSQFDQVSVVKKANIYYEGQVTSRTVILGDGSKVTLGIMLPGSYEFGTDSREIMEILSGDLRVLLPGEENWLEIQGEATFHVPANSKFKLEIRSVTDYCCSYPAE; from the coding sequence ATGTCACAGTTTGATCAAGTCAGCGTTGTTAAAAAGGCCAACATTTATTATGAAGGCCAAGTAACCAGCAGAACGGTAATTTTGGGAGATGGCAGCAAAGTCACTCTGGGCATCATGCTTCCAGGCAGCTACGAGTTCGGTACGGATTCCCGCGAAATCATGGAGATTCTGTCCGGCGACCTGAGAGTGTTGCTCCCGGGCGAGGAAAACTGGCTGGAGATTCAAGGCGAAGCCACATTCCATGTGCCTGCCAATTCCAAATTCAAACTGGAGATACGCAGCGTTACCGATTATTGCTGCTCGTACCCGGCGGAATAA
- a CDS encoding glucose-6-phosphate isomerase — protein MAKKVTFDYSTALQFVGQHEVDYFAEPIRLAHEQLHNGTGTGSDYLGWIDLPTAYDKEEFSRIQKAAAKIQSDSDVLIVIGIGGSYLGARAAIEMLTHSFYNNLPKEKRKTPEVYFAGNNISSTYVSHLLDLIEGKDFSVNVISKSGTTTEPAIAFRIFRAELEKKYGKEEARKRIYATTDKERGALKKLANEEGYESFIIPDDVGGRYSVLTAVGLLPIATAGINIEEMMQGAADASKEYSNPNVAENQAYQYAAVRNALYRKGKGTEILVNYEPSLHFVSEWWKQLYGESEGKDFKGIYPASVDFSTDLHSMGQFIQEGSRNIFETVIQVAEVAEHISIEADPDDLDGLNFLEGKTMDFVNKKAFQGTLLAHTDGQVPNLIVNIPDMTPYSFGYLVYFFEKACGISGYLLGVNPFDQPGVEAYKKNMFALLGKPGYEEEKAALEARLSE, from the coding sequence ATGGCTAAAAAAGTGACCTTTGACTACAGCACTGCCCTGCAATTTGTAGGCCAGCATGAAGTGGATTATTTTGCTGAACCGATCCGCCTGGCACATGAGCAGCTTCATAACGGTACAGGAACGGGTTCCGACTATCTGGGATGGATCGACCTGCCAACCGCTTACGACAAAGAAGAGTTCTCCCGCATCCAGAAGGCAGCCGCCAAAATCCAAAGCGACTCCGATGTACTGATCGTAATCGGTATTGGTGGTTCTTACCTTGGTGCACGCGCAGCGATCGAAATGCTGACACACTCCTTCTACAACAATTTGCCAAAAGAAAAACGCAAAACGCCAGAAGTTTATTTTGCAGGCAACAACATCAGCTCCACTTATGTGAGCCATCTGCTGGACCTGATCGAAGGCAAAGACTTCTCCGTGAACGTCATTTCCAAATCCGGTACAACAACGGAGCCAGCAATTGCTTTCCGGATCTTCCGCGCTGAACTGGAGAAAAAATACGGCAAAGAAGAAGCTCGCAAACGCATTTATGCAACAACGGACAAAGAGCGCGGCGCTCTCAAAAAATTGGCTAATGAAGAAGGTTATGAGTCCTTCATCATTCCGGATGACGTGGGCGGACGCTATTCCGTGCTGACGGCTGTCGGATTGCTGCCAATCGCGACTGCAGGCATCAACATCGAAGAAATGATGCAGGGCGCGGCTGACGCTTCCAAAGAATACAGCAACCCGAACGTAGCCGAAAATCAAGCCTACCAATATGCAGCCGTTCGTAATGCGTTGTATCGCAAAGGCAAAGGCACGGAAATTCTCGTAAACTATGAGCCATCCTTGCATTTCGTGTCCGAGTGGTGGAAACAACTGTACGGCGAGAGCGAAGGTAAAGACTTCAAAGGCATCTATCCTGCCTCCGTCGACTTCTCGACAGACCTGCACTCCATGGGACAATTTATCCAGGAAGGCAGCCGCAATATCTTCGAAACCGTAATCCAGGTTGCTGAAGTGGCGGAACACATCTCTATCGAAGCCGATCCGGACGATCTGGACGGACTGAATTTCCTGGAAGGAAAAACGATGGATTTCGTCAACAAAAAAGCATTCCAAGGAACGTTGCTGGCGCATACGGACGGCCAAGTGCCAAACCTGATCGTCAACATTCCGGATATGACTCCATATTCGTTCGGTTATCTGGTATACTTCTTTGAAAAAGCATGCGGCATTAGCGGATATCTGCTGGGTGTCAATCCTTTTGACCAACCGGGCGTTGAAGCTTACAAGAAAAACATGTTTGCATTGCTGGGCAAACCAGGCTATGAAGAAGAGAAAGCAGCGCTGGAAGCGAGACTTTCCGAATAA
- a CDS encoding YigZ family protein codes for MLERYRTVRGPGNKEIVIKKSRFIGHIMPVETEEQAIAFIDEIKKKHWNATHNCSAYMIGERDEIQKQSDDGEPSGTAGKPILEVIRNQQLKNVAIVVTRYFGGIMLGAGGLIRAYTDGAVAAIEAGEGITRVLHREVFVELDYTWLGKVENELRSREVRTGETSFTDKVTLTCLPPDSETEAFIAWITDLTQGQSRVTEGQRLYFIEGE; via the coding sequence ATGCTTGAACGTTATCGTACGGTCCGCGGACCGGGAAACAAGGAAATCGTCATAAAGAAGTCGCGTTTCATCGGGCATATCATGCCGGTGGAGACTGAAGAGCAGGCCATTGCTTTTATCGATGAAATCAAGAAAAAACATTGGAATGCTACGCATAACTGTTCAGCCTACATGATTGGCGAGCGGGATGAGATTCAGAAGCAGTCCGATGACGGCGAACCGAGCGGTACGGCGGGCAAGCCGATTCTTGAAGTCATCCGGAACCAGCAATTGAAAAATGTGGCCATCGTCGTCACGCGTTATTTCGGGGGAATCATGCTCGGCGCCGGTGGGCTCATCCGTGCATACACGGATGGTGCGGTTGCAGCCATCGAAGCAGGAGAAGGAATTACGCGGGTTCTGCATCGCGAAGTATTCGTGGAGCTGGATTACACGTGGCTGGGCAAAGTGGAGAATGAATTAAGGAGCCGGGAAGTCCGTACAGGTGAAACGAGTTTTACCGATAAGGTTACGTTGACTTGTCTTCCGCCGGATAGTGAGACCGAGGCATTCATCGCCTGGATCACGGATTTGACGCAAGGGCAATCCCGGGTCACGGAGGGACAGCGGCTTTATTTTATTGAAGGGGAATAA
- a CDS encoding TetR/AcrR family transcriptional regulator, which translates to MARRAVEQELSRERILEAARHLFITKGYRAISMRSIGQHLGYSHGSLYYHFKEKAELFYAIVVEDFNHLGHLLLQAMVRPRTSELTKVEQIMMEFIRFALENPYQYEIMFMIRDEELLSYCRTEQGRCFELFASIVRQYMKEEGCPEEDIQCVPRTLFLSMHGFISYYIQDRLTFAEIEAAALTHVKVLCRNLQHQPGVQ; encoded by the coding sequence ATGGCTAGAAGAGCAGTCGAACAGGAGTTGTCGAGGGAGCGGATACTGGAGGCGGCGAGGCATCTTTTTATAACCAAAGGATACCGCGCCATTTCGATGCGGAGCATCGGCCAGCATCTGGGCTATAGTCATGGGTCGCTGTATTACCATTTCAAGGAAAAGGCAGAACTGTTTTATGCCATCGTGGTTGAAGATTTCAACCACTTGGGACATCTGCTGCTGCAAGCCATGGTCAGGCCTAGAACGAGCGAGTTGACCAAAGTGGAGCAGATCATGATGGAGTTCATTCGTTTTGCGCTGGAAAATCCGTATCAGTATGAGATCATGTTTATGATTCGGGATGAGGAATTATTGTCTTATTGCAGGACGGAGCAGGGACGCTGCTTCGAATTGTTTGCCTCCATTGTGCGCCAATACATGAAAGAGGAAGGCTGCCCGGAGGAAGACATTCAATGTGTGCCAAGGACATTGTTTCTGTCGATGCATGGATTTATCTCTTACTATATACAAGACCGATTGACGTTTGCCGAGATCGAAGCAGCAGCTCTGACACATGTAAAAGTGTTATGCCGCAATCTTCAACACCAGCCTGGCGTCCAATAA
- a CDS encoding secondary thiamine-phosphate synthase enzyme YjbQ produces the protein MLQTMNLSTTRRDEMKDITREVEQVVRRSGVQNGTVLVYCPHTTAGIAINENADPDVKHDVLLRMDEVYPWEHPQYLHAEGNTASHLKSITTGPSQTIIIHEGRLLLGRWQGIYFCEFDGPRSREYFIKIMEG, from the coding sequence ATGCTGCAAACGATGAATCTGTCCACAACAAGACGGGACGAAATGAAGGATATTACGCGCGAGGTTGAGCAGGTTGTCCGCAGAAGCGGCGTGCAGAACGGCACCGTGCTCGTCTACTGCCCGCACACGACGGCAGGCATTGCCATCAACGAAAATGCGGATCCTGACGTAAAACACGACGTGCTGCTGCGCATGGATGAAGTCTACCCTTGGGAGCATCCGCAATACCTGCATGCTGAAGGAAACACCGCTTCCCATCTTAAATCCATAACGACCGGACCTTCACAAACGATCATCATTCATGAAGGGCGGTTGCTGCTGGGTCGCTGGCAAGGCATTTACTTTTGCGAATTCGACGGACCTCGTTCCAGGGAATATTTCATCAAAATCATGGAGGGCTGA